From a single Pyxidicoccus xibeiensis genomic region:
- a CDS encoding sigma-54-dependent transcriptional regulator — MNVVDFNRQSPVVIVDRDDVARRSLGAWAEAAGYAVREYATAREALEADSSEWLAVCLELGLEDMVGLDVLRHLRARDTTLPVIVLTRNLQLDTAVDATRLGAFAFLDKAFEPARLERTLQSAAKARRVSWRALRCAGDGGAERLIGAIVGRSAPMRVLARQLERILQSDVPVCISGETGTGKELVARALHEQGARARGPFVAVNCAAFSESLLESELFGHERGAFTGALAMHRGCFEQAQGGTLFLDEVGEMSSATQVRLLRILQERTLRRVGSTAEVRVDVRIIAATHRDLMAEVKAGRFREDLYYRLAVYPVQVPALRERATDILPLVDHFLEKFGGPSLSLTDEAREALVRHRWPGNVRELQNVVQRAILSCDGARIELADLPPELRVLVLPPVPAAPPPMRTVIVDPPAPSDAVVPLRELERREILKALTVTNGSVTKAAKLLGLGRATLYRRVAELHIQLEPGPGVTLAPVCGRPPS; from the coding sequence GTGAACGTCGTGGACTTCAACCGGCAGTCCCCCGTGGTGATTGTCGATAGGGATGACGTCGCCAGGCGGAGCCTGGGGGCCTGGGCCGAGGCAGCGGGCTACGCCGTGCGTGAGTATGCCACCGCGCGCGAGGCGCTGGAGGCCGACAGCTCCGAGTGGCTGGCGGTGTGCCTGGAGCTGGGGCTGGAGGACATGGTGGGCCTGGACGTGCTCCGGCACCTGCGTGCGCGGGACACCACACTCCCCGTCATCGTCCTCACCCGGAATCTGCAGCTCGACACCGCGGTGGATGCCACCCGGCTGGGGGCCTTCGCGTTCCTCGACAAGGCCTTCGAGCCGGCCCGGCTCGAGCGGACGCTACAGAGCGCCGCGAAGGCCCGCCGCGTGAGCTGGCGGGCGCTGCGGTGCGCGGGGGATGGCGGAGCGGAGCGCCTCATCGGCGCCATCGTGGGACGGAGTGCTCCGATGCGGGTGCTTGCGCGTCAGCTCGAGCGCATCCTCCAGTCCGACGTGCCGGTGTGCATCTCCGGTGAGACAGGGACGGGCAAGGAGCTGGTGGCGCGCGCCCTCCACGAGCAGGGAGCGCGGGCCAGGGGGCCCTTCGTCGCGGTGAATTGCGCGGCCTTCTCCGAGTCCCTGCTGGAGTCCGAGCTCTTCGGTCACGAGCGCGGCGCCTTCACCGGCGCGCTGGCCATGCACCGGGGCTGCTTCGAGCAGGCCCAGGGCGGGACGCTCTTCCTGGACGAGGTGGGTGAGATGAGCTCCGCCACCCAGGTGCGCCTGCTGCGCATCCTGCAGGAACGGACGCTGCGCCGGGTAGGCAGCACCGCGGAAGTACGAGTCGACGTGCGCATCATCGCCGCCACCCACCGGGACCTGATGGCCGAGGTGAAGGCGGGGCGCTTCCGGGAGGACCTGTACTACCGGCTGGCGGTATACCCGGTGCAGGTGCCCGCACTGCGGGAGCGGGCCACGGACATCCTTCCGCTCGTCGACCACTTCCTGGAGAAGTTCGGCGGCCCATCGCTCTCCTTGACCGACGAGGCCCGCGAGGCGCTCGTGCGGCACCGCTGGCCCGGCAACGTGCGTGAGCTGCAGAACGTCGTCCAGCGCGCCATCCTTTCCTGTGACGGCGCTCGCATCGAGCTGGCGGATCTCCCGCCGGAGCTGCGCGTCCTGGTGCTGCCGCCCGTCCCCGCCGCGCCTCCGCCCATGAGGACTGTCATCGTCGACCCGCCCGCTCCGTCCGACGCGGTGGTGCCGCTGCGCGAGCTGGAGCGGCGGGAAATCCTCAAGGCCCTCACGGTGACGAACGGAAGCGTCACCAAGGCGGCCAAGCTGCTCGGGCTGGGCCGGGCCACGCTCTACCGCCGCGTGGCCGAGCTGCACATCCAACTGGAGCCGGGGCCCGGAGTGACACTCGCCCCGGTCTGCGGCCGGCCCCCCTCCTGA
- a CDS encoding LbetaH domain-containing protein has product MFVVIQRSAATPGAGLLSVTGPPLVTRQLQWLRGSGFEKVAIDIGADAHGEELRSLVAQQEALARNVVFVPTDSLFPPGVIADSAGFPAHAPFLVLPDTVVGNADLAAFYRRAPDRGVRVGRLTPPPAVEPFAPAEVHLVTAATGPVETEDLPGWGTHLETPGAALRLACKALLGRLPQPEGTSRLLIHAAERAPGVWVARGALLQRGAEVYPPVLIGPQALVCGGARIGPGALIGARAIIERGATLVNAVVEEETVVGEGLEVRDAIATPDGLASLDGTGPVLPLGDPRLLARRRLLSRAALRLLGLSR; this is encoded by the coding sequence ATGTTCGTCGTCATCCAGCGTAGCGCCGCGACTCCCGGCGCCGGACTGCTGTCCGTGACCGGGCCCCCGCTCGTCACCCGCCAGTTGCAGTGGCTGCGCGGGTCGGGCTTCGAGAAGGTGGCCATCGACATCGGTGCCGACGCCCACGGCGAGGAGCTGCGAAGCCTCGTTGCCCAGCAGGAAGCACTGGCCCGAAACGTGGTCTTCGTCCCCACGGACTCGTTGTTCCCGCCGGGCGTCATCGCGGACTCGGCGGGCTTTCCCGCCCACGCGCCCTTTCTCGTGCTGCCGGACACCGTGGTGGGCAACGCGGACCTCGCGGCCTTCTACCGCCGGGCGCCGGACCGGGGCGTACGCGTGGGCCGGCTGACCCCCCCTCCGGCCGTGGAGCCCTTCGCGCCGGCCGAGGTACACCTGGTCACCGCGGCCACCGGCCCGGTCGAGACCGAGGACCTGCCCGGGTGGGGCACCCATCTGGAGACGCCAGGCGCGGCCCTGCGGCTGGCCTGCAAGGCGCTGCTGGGGCGACTGCCACAGCCGGAGGGGACGTCCCGCCTCCTCATCCACGCGGCCGAGCGCGCACCGGGCGTCTGGGTGGCGCGCGGCGCCCTCCTCCAGCGCGGTGCCGAGGTGTACCCGCCGGTGCTCATCGGCCCGCAGGCGCTGGTGTGCGGCGGAGCGAGGATCGGCCCGGGCGCCCTCATCGGAGCACGGGCCATCATCGAGCGCGGCGCCACGCTCGTGAATGCGGTGGTGGAGGAGGAGACGGTGGTGGGCGAGGGTCTGGAGGTGCGCGACGCCATCGCCACCCCGGACGGCCTTGCCTCGCTGGATGGCACCGGCCCCGTGCTTCCACTGGGAGATCCCCGGCTGCTCGCGCGGCGGCGGCTCCTCTCGCGGGCGGCCCTGCGGCTTCTGGGGCTCTCCCGATGA
- a CDS encoding GumC family protein, with protein sequence MFSLDEGAEHETPSTPVRNEAVRSGYPVDPLRIARVLRRRWRVIAGAFALGIILGVLLAKTVVPREFTAQTILVWEPARVREVRNAERELQTLMNTLELPNNLAELRKRMSLTVMLDSLARQIDISVARDSNILTLSATAVSPEEAVRLSDTMTQVFLDSRRASERARAEEQLQSLVEEVGKVQAQLTEARAHYDRFRLENGIADLTLDRQAVIEEAARLRTEMNRFRIEAEASDARAILLRHAARAQPARVVLSETESLYETRKLAELRAELTTRRASLSEEHPEVLGLTAAVQALESRPPGSTVSDRVVGANPAWTFLQNNLMDVDTQREAAQRKWRSYAEVEAAARERIARLSAIEGQASSLLAQVHITETRLADLQAREKVIEGEVRQPEVGLRVLTPATPPLRPSKSYRRAVVLLLPPCFALLAAVALAASALRGLKPWTPAELSFWGRGPVVAATTWPATPDGLEELVLDLRAALDEAPGTTLLLPLATSQREAARELLSLLGPLDVPAWDGVSGRDAALVLWEEANRPLALRRAVRQSDRVLVLAGSGAHSLFEVLALRRLLGSEERIGFVMVGLGTDLATHPDRVGEVMGFWSGPGEAKGPERPRPAKGAALT encoded by the coding sequence ATGTTCTCACTGGACGAGGGCGCGGAGCACGAAACTCCCTCGACGCCCGTGCGCAACGAGGCCGTGCGCTCCGGATACCCCGTCGACCCGCTGCGCATCGCCCGGGTGCTGCGACGACGCTGGCGCGTCATCGCCGGGGCCTTCGCCCTGGGCATCATCCTGGGCGTGCTGCTGGCCAAGACGGTGGTGCCCCGCGAGTTCACCGCCCAGACCATCCTCGTGTGGGAGCCCGCACGCGTCCGCGAGGTGAGGAACGCGGAGCGGGAGCTCCAGACGTTGATGAACACCCTCGAGCTCCCCAACAATCTCGCGGAGCTGCGCAAGCGGATGAGCCTGACGGTGATGCTCGATTCACTGGCCCGGCAGATAGACATTTCCGTGGCCCGTGACTCCAACATCCTCACCCTCTCGGCGACCGCGGTCAGCCCCGAGGAAGCCGTCCGACTATCGGACACCATGACCCAGGTGTTCCTGGACAGCCGGCGGGCCTCGGAGCGGGCCCGGGCCGAAGAGCAGCTCCAGTCCCTCGTCGAGGAGGTGGGCAAGGTCCAGGCGCAGCTGACGGAGGCCCGGGCGCACTACGACCGCTTCCGCTTGGAGAACGGCATCGCTGACCTCACGCTCGACCGGCAGGCCGTCATCGAGGAGGCGGCGCGGCTGCGCACGGAGATGAACCGCTTCCGTATCGAGGCGGAGGCGTCTGACGCCAGGGCCATCCTGCTCAGACACGCGGCCCGCGCGCAACCCGCCCGGGTGGTGCTCTCGGAGACGGAGAGCCTCTACGAGACGCGCAAGCTGGCCGAGCTGCGCGCCGAGCTCACCACCCGCAGGGCCAGCCTCTCCGAGGAGCACCCGGAGGTGCTGGGGCTCACCGCCGCCGTGCAAGCCCTGGAGTCCAGGCCTCCGGGCAGCACCGTCTCCGACCGCGTCGTGGGGGCCAACCCCGCATGGACCTTCCTCCAGAACAACCTGATGGACGTCGACACGCAGCGTGAAGCGGCCCAGAGGAAGTGGCGCTCCTACGCGGAGGTGGAGGCCGCGGCGCGGGAGCGAATCGCCAGGCTGTCCGCCATCGAGGGCCAGGCCAGCTCGCTGCTCGCGCAGGTCCACATCACCGAGACGCGCCTGGCCGACCTCCAGGCGCGAGAGAAGGTGATAGAGGGCGAGGTGCGCCAGCCAGAGGTAGGGCTGCGCGTCCTCACCCCCGCCACCCCGCCGCTGCGCCCCTCGAAGTCCTACCGCCGCGCGGTGGTCCTCCTCCTGCCGCCCTGCTTCGCGCTGCTGGCCGCAGTGGCCCTCGCCGCGTCCGCGCTGCGCGGCCTCAAGCCGTGGACGCCGGCCGAGCTCTCCTTCTGGGGACGCGGCCCGGTGGTGGCCGCCACCACCTGGCCTGCCACCCCCGATGGCCTGGAGGAGCTCGTCCTGGATCTCCGTGCCGCGCTGGACGAGGCGCCTGGCACGACGCTGCTGTTGCCCCTTGCAACGTCGCAGCGCGAGGCGGCCAGGGAGCTGCTGTCCCTGCTCGGGCCGTTGGACGTCCCGGCCTGGGATGGCGTCTCCGGGCGGGACGCGGCGCTGGTGCTCTGGGAGGAGGCGAACCGCCCCCTGGCGCTGCGCCGCGCGGTCCGCCAGAGCGACCGCGTGCTCGTCCTCGCCGGGTCGGGCGCGCACTCGCTATTCGAGGTGCTGGCGCTGCGGCGGTTGCTCGGGAGCGAGGAGCGCATCGGCTTCGTGATGGTGGGGCTCGGCACCGACCTTGCTACCCATCCGGATCGCGTGGGCGAGGTGATGGGCTTCTGGTCCGGGCCCGGAGAGGCAAAGGGCCCCGAGAGGCCCCGTCCCGCGAAGGGTGCAGCGCTGACATGA